One Dethiobacter alkaliphilus AHT 1 DNA window includes the following coding sequences:
- the guaA gene encoding glutamine-hydrolyzing GMP synthase codes for MITIWRWRILDQEMVVILDFGGQYTQLIARRIRELNVYCEILPYTAKLERVESLKPKALIFSGGAFSVYGEKAPATDPRIYQMGLPIMGICYGMQLMAKDLGGVVKPAGRREYGKTDIRILDDADIFQEIEKETTVWMSHGDYVDQAPPGFTVTASTENTPVAAMADATRRMYAVQFHPEVVHTPRGMDMLKNFLFNIAGFSGDWTMESFIEETVRQIRETVGEDEQVVCGLSGGVDSSVAAVLVHKAIGDRLTCIFVDHGLLRKNEAEQVMETFSGDFNMKVIKADEQDNFLGKLAGVTDPEEKRKIIGNEFIRVFEREAAKIAQIDYLVQGTLYTDVIESGTETAALIKSHHNVGGLPEDMKFKLIEPLNHLFKDEVRKVGEELGMPHDVVWRHPFPGPGLAIRVLGDVTGEKLDILREADAIVIEEIKKAGLYREIWQAFAILPNMKSVGVMGDSRTYAYTIGLRAVTSHDGMTADWYPFPHDVLARISNRVVNEVPHVNRMVYDITSKPPSTIEWE; via the coding sequence ATGATAACTATCTGGAGGTGGAGGATTTTGGATCAGGAAATGGTGGTGATTCTGGATTTTGGTGGTCAATATACGCAGCTAATTGCCCGCAGGATCCGGGAGCTAAATGTATATTGTGAGATACTGCCCTATACTGCCAAGCTGGAACGGGTGGAATCTCTAAAGCCCAAAGCCCTTATCTTTTCCGGTGGGGCTTTTAGTGTCTACGGGGAGAAAGCGCCGGCCACAGACCCAAGAATTTATCAGATGGGACTGCCCATCATGGGAATTTGCTACGGCATGCAGTTGATGGCCAAAGACCTGGGCGGAGTGGTAAAGCCGGCGGGCCGGCGGGAATATGGTAAGACCGATATCCGGATTTTGGATGATGCCGATATCTTCCAGGAGATTGAAAAGGAAACCACCGTGTGGATGAGTCACGGCGATTATGTGGATCAGGCCCCGCCCGGATTTACAGTAACCGCCTCCACAGAAAATACGCCGGTGGCGGCCATGGCCGATGCCACACGCCGCATGTATGCGGTTCAGTTCCACCCGGAGGTGGTGCATACACCGCGCGGCATGGACATGCTGAAAAACTTCCTGTTTAATATAGCAGGCTTTTCCGGCGACTGGACCATGGAGTCCTTCATTGAAGAAACGGTGCGGCAGATTCGGGAGACGGTGGGCGAGGACGAACAGGTTGTTTGCGGACTCTCCGGCGGGGTTGATTCGTCGGTGGCTGCTGTTTTGGTACACAAAGCCATCGGAGACCGCCTGACCTGTATTTTTGTGGACCATGGCCTTTTGCGCAAAAACGAAGCAGAGCAGGTGATGGAGACTTTCTCCGGAGATTTTAACATGAAGGTAATAAAAGCAGATGAGCAGGATAATTTCCTGGGCAAACTGGCCGGGGTCACCGATCCGGAAGAGAAGCGAAAAATCATTGGCAACGAGTTTATCCGCGTCTTTGAGCGGGAAGCAGCAAAAATTGCGCAAATAGATTATCTGGTTCAGGGTACACTGTATACTGACGTAATTGAAAGCGGTACTGAAACTGCAGCTCTGATTAAGTCTCACCACAATGTGGGCGGACTCCCTGAAGATATGAAGTTTAAGCTTATTGAGCCGTTGAACCATCTGTTTAAGGATGAAGTCCGCAAAGTGGGAGAGGAGTTAGGTATGCCCCATGATGTGGTCTGGCGCCATCCTTTCCCGGGGCCGGGCCTTGCTATCCGGGTGCTGGGTGATGTCACCGGCGAGAAGCTTGATATTCTGCGGGAGGCGGATGCCATTGTTATAGAGGAGATTAAAAAGGCCGGCCTGTACCGGGAAATCTGGCAGGCATTTGCCATTCTTCCTAATATGAAGTCTGTAGGTGTGATGGGCGACAGCCGGACTTATGCTTATACCATCGGGCTGCGGGCCGTAACCAGCCATGACGGCATGACCGCCGACTGGTACCCATTCCCCCATGATGTGCTGGCCCGCATTTCCAACCGCGTTGTCAATGAAGTGCCCCACGTTAACCGCATGGTTTACGATATTACATCAAAACCCCCTTCCACCATTGAGTGGGAGTAA
- a CDS encoding NCS2 family permease: MEKFFKLKEHGTNAKTEIIAGITTFMTMAYIIFVNPDLLRQGGMNQAGALFDGALEFTAANDPYVAAIVTATILAAALSTILMGLVTNYPFALASGMGLNAFFAFTVAPEHGWQAALGAVLISGIVFFVLAIFGIIEQIDKAVPTSLKRAVAAGIGLFIALIGLKNAGIIVGSPATLVSLGNLTDPGPALAAIGILIIAVLMSLKVKGAILLGILLTTIIGMFTGVTSTPASVGDIVGAPASIAPIAFELDFAGALNLGFMVIFALVFVDLFDTMGTLMGTGARAGYLDKDGCLPKVKNAMIVDAVGTAGGALMGTSTVTTYVESTAGISEGGRTGLTSVVTGVLFLLALFFTPLAGIIPTQATAPALVIVGVLMMGAVTHIDFEDFTEALPAFVTIAFMPFAFSIADGIAAGFLVYPIVKLFAGRGKEVHWFVYILAVISLIHFVM, encoded by the coding sequence ATGGAAAAGTTTTTTAAACTAAAAGAACACGGTACCAATGCTAAAACAGAAATTATTGCCGGTATTACAACCTTTATGACCATGGCCTACATCATTTTTGTTAACCCGGATCTGCTTCGTCAGGGCGGTATGAACCAGGCCGGAGCTCTCTTTGACGGAGCGCTGGAGTTTACTGCAGCCAATGATCCTTATGTGGCCGCCATTGTTACCGCCACTATTTTGGCTGCGGCGCTGAGCACAATTTTAATGGGCCTTGTTACCAATTATCCCTTTGCCCTGGCATCCGGAATGGGCCTGAATGCCTTTTTTGCTTTCACCGTCGCCCCTGAGCATGGGTGGCAGGCTGCCCTGGGCGCAGTTTTGATTTCCGGAATCGTATTTTTTGTTCTTGCTATCTTTGGGATTATCGAACAGATTGACAAAGCGGTGCCAACCAGCTTAAAAAGAGCGGTTGCTGCCGGTATCGGGTTATTTATTGCTTTGATTGGTTTAAAGAACGCCGGCATTATTGTGGGCAGCCCGGCAACCTTGGTGTCGCTGGGTAACTTAACGGATCCCGGCCCTGCACTGGCCGCCATCGGCATCCTGATTATCGCAGTGTTAATGTCGCTTAAAGTTAAAGGTGCAATTTTGCTGGGTATTCTTCTTACCACCATTATTGGTATGTTTACAGGTGTAACCAGCACTCCTGCCAGTGTGGGAGATATTGTTGGTGCCCCTGCCAGCATAGCTCCCATTGCATTTGAGCTGGACTTTGCCGGAGCGCTGAACCTGGGCTTTATGGTTATTTTTGCGCTGGTGTTTGTGGACCTTTTTGATACCATGGGTACACTGATGGGTACCGGTGCCCGTGCCGGTTACCTGGACAAGGACGGCTGCCTGCCCAAAGTTAAAAATGCCATGATTGTTGATGCTGTGGGTACTGCAGGCGGTGCTTTAATGGGCACAAGTACTGTCACCACTTATGTGGAATCCACCGCCGGTATTTCCGAAGGCGGCCGGACCGGTCTGACCTCTGTGGTAACCGGTGTGCTCTTTTTGCTGGCACTGTTTTTCACTCCGCTGGCAGGCATTATCCCCACCCAGGCCACAGCTCCCGCTCTGGTGATTGTGGGTGTGCTGATGATGGGCGCGGTAACCCATATTGATTTCGAAGACTTTACAGAAGCGCTTCCCGCTTTTGTAACCATCGCCTTTATGCCCTTTGCTTTCTCCATTGCCGACGGTATCGCCGCAGGTTTTCTGGTATATCCCATTGTAAAGTTGTTTGCAGGCCGGGGCAAAGAAGTGCACTGGTTTGTATATATCCTTGCTGTAATTTCGCTGATACATTTTGTGATGTAA
- the purK gene encoding 5-(carboxyamino)imidazole ribonucleotide synthase: MLDRIMQNPPLRIAVVGGGQLGKMMTMAAKQMGFHVTVLDPTSASPAAQVADRQITADFHDGQAIRQLAADADVITYEFEHIDSAALIALEEGGQPVYPAPQTLRVIQNKLTQKEALAQADIAVAPFMPVAGYAQAKEAGEKYGYPFLLKACTGGYDGKGNALVASEGELADALTSLGDCELMAEAFVPFTCEVSVMVARSVNGDIKSYPLSENEHEENILRRSIVPAQVDDAVAARARAVAEDVMSLFGSVGVFCVEMFVTKEGEVLVNEVAPRPHNSGHYTIESCITSQFEQQVRAICGLPLGATDLLTPAVMINLLGEDGHFGPAMLVGCAEALSLPGVHLHLYGKKQTAPKRKMGHVTVTGKSLAEVEKTAALASHALKVVAQKEDV; encoded by the coding sequence ATGTTGGACAGAATTATGCAAAATCCACCTCTGCGTATCGCCGTTGTGGGCGGTGGGCAGTTGGGTAAAATGATGACGATGGCCGCCAAGCAAATGGGATTTCATGTGACGGTGCTGGATCCCACTTCTGCCAGCCCGGCAGCCCAGGTGGCAGACCGGCAGATCACCGCCGATTTCCATGACGGCCAAGCCATCCGGCAGTTAGCCGCGGACGCGGATGTAATTACTTATGAATTTGAACATATTGACAGCGCAGCGTTAATTGCTTTGGAAGAGGGCGGTCAACCGGTCTATCCGGCGCCGCAGACCCTGCGTGTCATTCAAAATAAACTAACCCAGAAAGAAGCGTTGGCGCAGGCCGATATTGCGGTGGCGCCGTTTATGCCTGTGGCGGGATATGCCCAGGCTAAGGAAGCGGGAGAAAAGTACGGATATCCGTTTCTGTTAAAAGCCTGTACCGGCGGGTATGACGGTAAGGGAAACGCGCTGGTGGCCTCTGAAGGCGAGCTGGCGGACGCGCTCACCTCGCTGGGTGACTGTGAGCTGATGGCGGAGGCCTTTGTGCCGTTTACCTGTGAAGTGTCGGTTATGGTGGCACGCAGTGTCAACGGAGACATAAAAAGCTATCCGTTGAGTGAAAATGAACATGAAGAAAATATCCTGCGGCGCAGTATTGTGCCGGCACAGGTTGATGATGCGGTGGCGGCCCGGGCCCGGGCGGTGGCCGAAGATGTGATGAGTTTGTTTGGCAGTGTGGGTGTCTTTTGTGTGGAGATGTTTGTCACCAAAGAGGGTGAGGTGCTGGTCAATGAAGTGGCACCACGGCCGCACAATTCGGGGCATTATACCATTGAATCCTGCATCACCTCCCAGTTTGAGCAACAGGTACGGGCCATTTGCGGTTTGCCGCTTGGCGCCACCGATTTGCTGACCCCTGCGGTGATGATTAATCTGTTGGGAGAGGACGGCCACTTTGGCCCCGCCATGCTTGTGGGCTGTGCCGAGGCTTTATCCTTGCCCGGAGTTCACTTGCATCTGTATGGTAAAAAACAGACCGCACCAAAGCGCAAGATGGGCCATGTAACTGTAACCGGTAAATCATTGGCTGAGGTGGAGAAGACTGCTGCTTTGGCCTCTCATGCTTTAAAAGTGGTGGCTCAAAAGGAGGATGTCTAA
- the purE gene encoding 5-(carboxyamino)imidazole ribonucleotide mutase, which produces MAKPVVGIIMGSDSDLPVMSTAAEVLDEFDVDYELTVVSAHRTPQRLFKYSAEAAERGIQVIIAGAGGAAHLPGMVASVTELPVIGVPVKSRTLDGVDSLYSIVQMPPGVPVATVAINGAKNAGLLALQILGGTDYGLREKMRQYKKDLQHMVEEKAAQLEQQGWQAYLAKMEKNKG; this is translated from the coding sequence ATGGCTAAACCAGTGGTGGGAATTATTATGGGCAGCGATTCGGACCTGCCGGTAATGAGTACGGCAGCGGAGGTGCTGGATGAGTTTGATGTTGACTACGAACTAACGGTGGTTTCAGCGCATCGGACACCACAGCGGCTTTTTAAATACTCTGCCGAAGCGGCAGAGCGTGGCATACAGGTTATAATCGCCGGCGCCGGCGGTGCGGCGCACCTGCCGGGTATGGTGGCCAGTGTTACGGAGTTGCCGGTGATTGGCGTGCCGGTTAAAAGCCGGACTTTGGATGGGGTGGATTCACTCTATTCCATTGTACAGATGCCGCCTGGTGTGCCGGTGGCCACGGTGGCCATCAACGGCGCAAAAAATGCCGGTTTGCTGGCGCTGCAGATTCTGGGCGGCACCGATTATGGCCTGCGGGAAAAAATGCGGCAGTACAAAAAAGATTTGCAGCATATGGTGGAAGAAAAAGCCGCACAACTGGAACAGCAAGGCTGGCAGGCATATCTTGCCAAAATGGAGAAGAATAAGGGATAA
- the purB gene encoding adenylosuccinate lyase, with amino-acid sequence MIERYTRPEMAAVWTLENKFKKWLELEIYACEAWAELGVIPKEAVEAIRQKATFSVDRILEIEASTRHDVVAFTRCVSESLGEESKYVHYGLTSSDVVDTALAALMKEAAEIILKDMKSLIAVLKEKAREHKYTLMMGRTHGVHAEPTTFGLKLALFVAEMERNLIRMERARDNIAFGKLSGAVGTYANIDPFVERYVCEKMGLTPAPVSTQILQRDRHAEYLTTLAIVAGTLDKLATEIRGLQKTETREAEEPFYQGQKGSSAMPHKRNPVSCEQITGLSRIMRGNALVSLENMPLWHERDISHSSAERVVVPDSTILINYMLNSMIRIIGDLRVYPENMKRNMERTLGLTFSQKVLLTLIEKGMKREAAYDLVQKYAMRAWEKQLPFQELLATDEHIVGTLTPQGLADCFDPTYHLRQVDDIFKKVGI; translated from the coding sequence TTGATTGAACGTTATACCCGGCCGGAAATGGCGGCTGTCTGGACACTGGAGAATAAATTTAAAAAATGGCTGGAACTGGAAATATATGCCTGCGAAGCGTGGGCAGAGTTAGGTGTGATTCCCAAAGAAGCGGTGGAGGCAATCCGACAGAAGGCCACTTTCAGCGTTGACCGTATTCTGGAAATTGAGGCCAGCACCCGCCACGATGTGGTGGCTTTTACCCGCTGCGTTTCTGAGAGCCTGGGCGAAGAGTCCAAGTACGTTCATTACGGGCTCACGTCTTCCGATGTGGTGGATACAGCCCTGGCGGCACTGATGAAGGAAGCGGCGGAAATTATTCTTAAGGATATGAAGAGCTTAATTGCCGTACTTAAAGAAAAAGCCAGGGAGCATAAGTATACCCTGATGATGGGCCGTACCCATGGTGTGCACGCCGAGCCCACCACTTTCGGCCTTAAACTGGCTCTGTTTGTGGCGGAAATGGAGCGTAACCTAATTCGAATGGAGCGGGCCCGGGACAATATTGCCTTTGGCAAGCTCTCCGGTGCGGTGGGCACATATGCCAATATCGACCCCTTTGTGGAGCGCTATGTCTGTGAAAAGATGGGCCTGACGCCGGCGCCGGTTTCCACCCAGATTTTGCAGCGGGACCGCCATGCCGAGTATCTGACCACCCTGGCCATAGTGGCCGGCACACTGGATAAGCTGGCCACCGAGATCCGGGGGCTACAGAAAACAGAAACCCGGGAAGCGGAAGAGCCGTTTTATCAGGGACAGAAAGGTTCCTCGGCTATGCCTCACAAACGAAATCCCGTCAGTTGTGAACAAATCACCGGATTGAGCCGCATCATGCGGGGCAATGCGCTGGTTTCCCTGGAAAATATGCCGTTGTGGCATGAACGGGACATTTCCCATTCCTCGGCGGAGCGGGTGGTGGTACCCGACAGTACCATATTGATTAACTACATGCTAAACAGCATGATCCGCATCATTGGTGATTTGCGTGTTTATCCGGAGAATATGAAGCGGAACATGGAGCGTACTCTGGGTTTGACCTTTTCTCAGAAAGTGCTTTTAACATTGATTGAGAAAGGGATGAAGCGGGAAGCGGCCTATGATTTGGTGCAAAAGTACGCCATGCGCGCCTGGGAAAAACAGCTTCCGTTTCAGGAGTTGCTGGCCACAGATGAGCACATTGTGGGGACGCTGACGCCACAGGGCCTGGCGGACTGTTTTGATCCGACCTACCATCTGCGGCAGGTGGATGACATTTTTAAAAAGGTGGGGATATAA
- the purC gene encoding phosphoribosylaminoimidazolesuccinocarboxamide synthase, with the protein MERQAFLYEGKAKRIYATADPDLVLVEYKDDATAFDGEKKGRIANKGILNNKIAAHFFELLAEQGVPSHFVRHLSEREMLVKKLQIIKVEVVARNRVAGSLSKRLGLDEGVELSRPVLEFYYKNDELHDPLINEYHIYALKLATKEELQQIAEQALQINEILVKYLAKRDIILADMKLEFGLFNGEVLLGDEISPDTCRFWDANTMEKLDKDRFRRDLGNVEKAYEEILSRLTGGKN; encoded by the coding sequence GTGGAACGGCAGGCCTTTCTCTATGAGGGTAAAGCAAAAAGGATTTATGCCACGGCGGATCCGGATTTGGTGCTGGTGGAATACAAGGATGATGCCACCGCTTTTGACGGTGAAAAGAAGGGCCGCATTGCTAATAAAGGTATCTTAAACAATAAAATTGCTGCCCATTTTTTTGAGCTGCTGGCAGAACAGGGCGTCCCCAGCCATTTTGTCCGTCATCTTTCAGAGCGGGAGATGCTGGTTAAAAAGCTGCAGATTATTAAGGTGGAAGTGGTGGCCCGTAACCGGGTTGCCGGCAGTCTCTCCAAAAGGCTGGGTCTGGATGAGGGGGTAGAGTTATCCCGTCCCGTTCTGGAGTTTTACTATAAGAATGACGAATTACATGACCCCCTTATTAATGAATACCATATTTACGCCTTAAAGCTGGCTACAAAAGAAGAGCTGCAGCAAATAGCAGAGCAGGCTCTGCAGATAAATGAAATTTTAGTTAAGTACCTGGCAAAGCGGGATATTATTCTGGCTGATATGAAGCTGGAGTTTGGCTTGTTTAACGGAGAGGTGCTGTTAGGGGATGAGATTTCTCCCGACACCTGTCGGTTCTGGGATGCCAACACCATGGAAAAGCTGGATAAAGACCGGTTTCGCCGGGATTTAGGCAATGTGGAAAAAGCTTACGAAGAAATCTTGAGCAGACTGACGGGAGGAAAAAATTAA
- the purS gene encoding phosphoribosylformylglycinamidine synthase subunit PurS, with translation MWKAEIKVLLKQSVLDPQGQAVEKALGSLGYGNVEDVRIGKYLEVTVAGADRAAAEAQVHEMCERLLTNTVIEDYTFELVEV, from the coding sequence ATGTGGAAAGCAGAAATCAAGGTGCTCTTAAAACAGAGCGTCCTTGATCCGCAGGGGCAGGCAGTGGAGAAGGCTTTAGGCTCACTGGGGTATGGGAATGTGGAAGATGTGCGCATCGGTAAATACCTGGAAGTGACCGTAGCTGGCGCCGACCGTGCCGCCGCCGAGGCTCAGGTGCATGAGATGTGTGAAAGATTGCTGACCAACACGGTCATTGAGGACTATACTTTTGAGCTGGTGGAGGTTTAA
- the purQ gene encoding phosphoribosylformylglycinamidine synthase subunit PurQ: MKFGVVVFPGSNCDLDAYHLVKDVLKQPVDYIWHQDENIDGLDCIILPGGFSYGDYLRCGAIARFSPVMKAVVDFARRGGLVMGICNGFQVLLEAGLLPGALYRNTNLQFRCQFTHLMVENRDTPFTRGIAGKKPLKIPVAHGEGNYYVDADTLRRMEAGGQIVFRYATESGEITDTANPNGSTYNIAGVCNETRNVLGMMPHPERAGELSLGSADGLHIFESLLRHGEGGR; this comes from the coding sequence ATGAAATTTGGCGTGGTTGTTTTTCCGGGTTCCAACTGTGACCTGGACGCCTATCATTTGGTCAAAGACGTCCTGAAGCAGCCGGTGGATTACATCTGGCACCAAGATGAAAACATTGACGGCTTGGATTGCATAATTCTCCCCGGAGGTTTTTCCTACGGTGATTACCTGCGCTGCGGTGCCATCGCCCGCTTTTCGCCGGTGATGAAAGCGGTGGTGGATTTTGCCCGCCGCGGCGGCTTGGTAATGGGAATCTGTAATGGCTTTCAGGTACTTTTGGAGGCCGGTTTACTTCCCGGGGCACTGTACAGAAATACTAACCTGCAGTTTCGCTGCCAGTTCACCCATCTGATGGTGGAGAACCGGGATACTCCGTTTACCCGGGGAATCGCCGGCAAAAAGCCGCTGAAGATTCCCGTGGCACACGGTGAGGGTAACTACTATGTGGATGCAGATACGCTGCGGCGGATGGAAGCGGGCGGCCAGATTGTTTTCCGCTATGCCACCGAGAGCGGTGAGATTACCGATACCGCCAACCCCAACGGATCCACCTACAATATTGCCGGCGTCTGCAATGAAACGCGTAATGTATTGGGGATGATGCCTCACCCCGAGAGAGCGGGAGAGTTGTCTCTGGGGTCTGCCGACGGCCTGCACATCTTTGAATCTTTGCTCAGACACGGGGAGGGCGGACGATGA
- the purL gene encoding phosphoribosylformylglycinamidine synthase subunit PurL, with translation MRPEDWRKMGLKDQEYQMIVNVLDRDPNYVELGMYSVMWSEHCSYKNSKDVLKTFPTKGERVLQGPGENAGIVDIGDGLAVCFKVESHNHPSAIEPYQGAATGVGGIIRDIFTMGARPIASLNSLRFGTLDDAHVRHIFGGVVSGIAGYGNCIGIPTVGGEVYFDPCYQGNPLVNAMCVGLIEVDKIKKGQAAGVGNPVILVGARTGRDGMHGVTFASEELSEASEEKRPAVQVGDPFMEKLLLEACLELINNDDVVGIQDLGGAGLTCATSEMASRAGTGLEIELDRVPCREEGMTPYEIMISESQERMLMVVTPDKEAKVHAVFERWGLTSTTIGRVTDDGILRVHMGGEVVAEVPARSLAEDAPIYCPAYNEPAYLKTAASLDLTEIPDVQKPEEALLKLLASPNIASKEWVWRQYDYMVRTSTVVLPGSDAAVLRIRGTEKGLAMTTDCNSRYVYLDPYTGGKIAVAEAARNVVCSGGEPLAVTDCLNFGNPEKPEIFWQFRKAVEGLSEACLAFDTPVIGGNVSFYNETNGEAIYPTPTVGIVGLLDDVQKRCTQEWKDEGDAIILLGQTYEELGGSEYLATLHNRVQGAPPALDLNTEKALQKTVLAAIRQGLAKSAHDLSEGGVAVALAECCFGSDLGAAVELKNNNLRLDSLLFGESQSRVLISTSQDNAAALLAMAATENVPATVIGKTGGEKLQVAVDGRSVLNLPLTKMKDAWREAITCLMK, from the coding sequence ATGAGACCTGAAGACTGGCGTAAAATGGGCTTAAAAGACCAAGAGTACCAGATGATTGTCAATGTTTTGGACCGTGACCCCAACTATGTGGAGCTGGGTATGTACAGCGTCATGTGGTCGGAACACTGTTCCTATAAAAATTCCAAGGATGTTTTAAAGACCTTCCCTACTAAAGGGGAGCGTGTCCTGCAGGGTCCCGGGGAAAATGCCGGGATTGTGGATATCGGCGACGGCCTGGCGGTGTGCTTTAAAGTGGAGTCTCATAATCACCCCTCGGCCATTGAACCGTACCAAGGCGCTGCCACCGGAGTGGGCGGCATTATCCGCGATATTTTTACCATGGGGGCGCGGCCCATTGCTTCATTAAACTCGCTGCGCTTCGGAACGCTGGATGATGCCCATGTGCGCCATATTTTCGGCGGTGTGGTCTCCGGTATTGCCGGTTACGGCAACTGTATCGGCATTCCCACCGTAGGCGGTGAAGTATACTTTGATCCCTGCTATCAGGGTAATCCGCTGGTTAATGCCATGTGTGTGGGATTAATTGAAGTGGACAAGATTAAAAAGGGCCAGGCCGCCGGCGTTGGCAATCCGGTAATACTGGTGGGTGCCCGCACCGGCCGTGACGGAATGCACGGTGTGACTTTTGCTTCTGAGGAGTTAAGCGAGGCTTCGGAAGAAAAGCGGCCCGCAGTACAGGTTGGAGATCCTTTTATGGAAAAGCTGCTTTTGGAAGCTTGCCTGGAGTTAATCAATAACGATGACGTGGTGGGTATTCAGGATCTGGGCGGTGCCGGACTTACCTGTGCCACTTCGGAAATGGCCAGCCGGGCCGGAACCGGCCTGGAAATTGAGCTGGACCGTGTTCCCTGCCGTGAGGAAGGGATGACACCGTACGAAATTATGATTTCCGAGTCCCAGGAGCGGATGCTGATGGTGGTCACACCGGATAAAGAAGCCAAAGTGCATGCCGTATTTGAGCGTTGGGGCCTGACCTCCACCACCATTGGCCGTGTCACCGACGACGGCATCCTGCGGGTGCACATGGGCGGTGAAGTGGTGGCAGAAGTGCCGGCCCGCAGCCTGGCAGAAGATGCGCCAATCTATTGTCCTGCCTACAATGAGCCGGCATATCTGAAAACCGCCGCCAGCCTGGATTTGACAGAAATCCCGGATGTGCAAAAGCCGGAGGAGGCACTTTTAAAGCTGCTTGCTTCCCCCAACATTGCCAGCAAGGAATGGGTCTGGCGCCAGTATGACTATATGGTGCGAACATCCACCGTGGTGCTGCCCGGCTCCGATGCGGCGGTACTGCGTATCCGCGGCACCGAAAAAGGGCTGGCCATGACCACCGACTGTAACTCCCGTTACGTCTATCTTGACCCCTATACCGGCGGCAAGATTGCCGTGGCGGAAGCGGCCAGGAACGTGGTCTGCAGCGGCGGTGAACCGCTGGCGGTTACCGACTGCCTGAACTTCGGCAATCCGGAGAAGCCGGAGATTTTCTGGCAGTTCCGCAAAGCTGTGGAAGGCCTGAGTGAAGCCTGTCTGGCCTTTGATACTCCGGTGATCGGCGGCAATGTTTCCTTTTATAATGAAACAAACGGTGAAGCAATTTATCCCACACCAACAGTGGGTATCGTAGGTTTATTGGATGATGTCCAGAAACGCTGCACACAGGAATGGAAAGATGAAGGCGATGCCATTATCCTGCTGGGCCAAACCTATGAGGAGTTGGGCGGCAGCGAATATCTGGCCACCCTGCACAACAGGGTTCAGGGCGCGCCCCCGGCGCTGGATCTGAACACAGAGAAGGCTCTGCAAAAGACCGTGTTGGCCGCCATTCGTCAGGGACTGGCCAAGTCGGCCCATGACCTTTCTGAAGGTGGTGTGGCGGTGGCACTGGCGGAATGCTGTTTTGGTAGTGACCTGGGTGCCGCTGTGGAGCTGAAAAATAACAACCTGCGGCTGGACAGTCTGCTGTTTGGGGAAAGCCAGTCCAGGGTGCTTATCAGCACATCACAGGACAACGCGGCAGCCTTATTGGCTATGGCGGCAACGGAAAATGTGCCCGCAACCGTCATTGGGAAAACCGGCGGCGAAAAGCTGCAGGTTGCAGTGGATGGCCGTAGCGTGTTAAATCTCCCCTTAACAAAAATGAAAGACGCATGGCGGGAGGCTATTACATGTTTAATGAAATAG